A stretch of DNA from Gemmatimonadota bacterium:
CAGATGAGATGAAAGCAAGGATTGCGCCGGCAGGTCCGGCAGTCCGGAAGTCCCGGCACAGTGGATGGGGATCCGGAGCGGCTGGGGGCGCCACAGCAGAGTGGGCGCCGCGCCGTGCCTGGCAAGGAGCCCGAACCCGTGGGACCCCACGCAGAACCCACGCCCCGCAATTCGGCTTGCGGGCCGCCGACGGCGCCCCTTCGCAGTCAGTCGCCGAAGAAGAGCACCGTCAGGAACAGGGCGCCCACCATCACCGCCGCCAGCAGGAGCAGGTAGATCAATCCGCCGGCCAAAAACCGGAGCAGTGTGCCCAGCCGGCCTCTCCCGTACACGCGTCGCAAGCCCAGGTACAGGTATCCTGGCCACCAGAGCGCGACGGGGAGCGCCGCCACACCAGCCACCCGCCGGTCGGGAAGGTGGCTCAGGAACAGCACCAGCGAAAAGATCAGGAAGTAGACGGAATGGAAGTGCACGGAGAACACGAGGTCATGCAGGTAGGGTCGCCGCCGATCGCGGAAGAGGAGTTGCGTCATCCCTGCGATGGCGGGCATGAGCACGAACATTCCCCAGCCCCAGCTCTGAAGAAAAGCTTGCTCGAAGCGCTCCGGCTCCTGCTCGGCGCGCCGCCCGCCGGCCTCGAGCCGCCGGCTCAGACGCGCGCCCGGCCCCTGCACAGCCGGCTCCGCGCCCGGGCCGGGGGCGGCTGCGTGGACGCCGGTCGAGTCGGCTCGCCGCTCCCCGCCCGCGCTGACCCGGACCAGCTCCTTGGGCGCCACAGCCAGCGCGAAGAAGAAGACGATGCTGCTCAACAGGTACAGGCGCAGCGGCGGGGAGTAGCGCGCGCGCCGGCCCGCGTTGCACTCGACCGTGACGTGCCCGGGGCGAAACAGCAGCTCGCGC
This window harbors:
- a CDS encoding DUF3667 domain-containing protein, whose amino-acid sequence is MSRTPIHESCLNCGAPLAGPYCARCGQEDVDVHAPLRSVVAEFLGEVFSLESRALRTLRELLFRPGHVTVECNAGRRARYSPPLRLYLLSSIVFFFALAVAPKELVRVSAGGERRADSTGVHAAAPGPGAEPAVQGPGARLSRRLEAGGRRAEQEPERFEQAFLQSWGWGMFVLMPAIAGMTQLLFRDRRRPYLHDLVFSVHFHSVYFLIFSLVLFLSHLPDRRVAGVAALPVALWWPGYLYLGLRRVYGRGRLGTLLRFLAGGLIYLLLLAAVMVGALFLTVLFFGD